The following are encoded together in the Lactuca sativa cultivar Salinas chromosome 1, Lsat_Salinas_v11, whole genome shotgun sequence genome:
- the LOC122196473 gene encoding uncharacterized protein LOC122196473: MLLDPKASKDPQHFKTKNILVESDQYQLGVHRISMVFWVCQRPLYLILSKCEREYHIGCLRAHHIHTNNRLWSPNALPICKVVGSPQIYPRTNQKKELAGF; encoded by the exons ATGcttctagatccaaaagctagcaAAGATCCGcaacattttaaaacaaaaaacat TCTAGTAGAATCAGATCAGTACCAGTTAGGTGTTCATCGCATTTCAATGGTTTTTTGGGTTTGTCAGAGGCCGCTCTACCTTATCCTTTCAAAG TGTGAAAGGGAATACCATATAGGGTGTTTGAGGgcacatcacatacacacaaacaaCCGCTTATGGTCCCCAAATGCTCTGCCCATTTGCAAGGTTGTGGGATCTCCTCAAATTTATCCTCGGACAAATCAAAAGAAAGAATTAGCAGGCTTCTGA